In Platichthys flesus chromosome 20, fPlaFle2.1, whole genome shotgun sequence, a single genomic region encodes these proteins:
- the cdk5rap3 gene encoding CDK5 regulatory subunit-associated protein 3 — protein sequence MENIQSMPIDIQSSKLLDWLLDRRHCDLKWQNAVKTIREKINAAIQDMPENQEITQLLSGSYIHYFHCLRIVEILRGTEASSKNIFGRYSSQRMKDWQEIVSLYEADNVYLAEVASLLSRNVSYEGPALRKQLAKAQQLQQELSRREVECQSSAADLRERYYAACKQYGITGENVARELQALVKDLPAVLEEVGKDSGKLDEQIRLYASFTNFVCEWSDPVLPMLTFAQTRGNTTFYEWRTGKVPTVVERPVAEAAPSGSATDDMIDWGDFGTGADSAGVNSGIAVEEAIDWGISVEPNSEDAGSGGIDWGDSEAAPIEIEIVDVGTDCPEGVARGEDASSLLEHSQSRSQFIDELMELEVFLTQRISEMGEEGDVVSMSQFQLAPSIIQSQTQKRVREMLSQVQDLLHRLTTLRMQHLFMIQASPRYVERVSEVLRQKLKQADILVLKGATMVEKRQEALEEQSRLEPRVDLLAGCTRDLQKMIEADISKRYNNRPVNLMGVNI from the exons ATGGAG AACATTCAAAGTATGCCCATCGACATCCAGAGCAGTAAACTTCTGG ACTGGCTCCTGGACCGACGTCACTGTGACCTGAAAtggcaaaatgctgtgaaaacaatCCGGGAGAAGATCAATGCTGCCATCCAGGACATGCCAGAGAACCAGGAGATCACGCAGCTTCTGTCCGGCTCCT ACATTCACTACTTCCACTGCTTGAGAATCGTGGAGATCCTGAGGGGAACCGAGGCTTCGTCTAAGAACATCTTTGGCAGATATTCATCTCAGAGGATGAAG GACTGGCAGGAGATTGTGTCTCTTTATGAAGCAGATAATGTCTATCTGG CGGAGGTCGCCAGTTTGCTGAGTCGCAACGTGAGCTACGAAGGCCCGGCTCTGAGGAAGCAGTTAGCCAAagcccagcagctgcagcaggagctgagCCGACGGGAAGTGGAGTGTCAGAGCTCAGCGGCAGACCTGAGGGAACGATACTATGCTGCGTGCAAACAGTACGGCATCACC GGAGAGAATGTGGCTCGTGAGCTTCAGGCTCTGGTCAAAGATCTACCGGCCGTTCTCGAGGAAGTCGGGAAGGATTCTGGGAAATTAGACGAGCAAATCCGACTTTACGCCAGTTTCACAAACTTCGTATGCGAATG GTCTGATCCGGTCCTGCCCATGCTGACGTTTGCCCAGACGAGAGGAAACACAACGTTCTACGAGTGGAGAACAGGGAAAGTCCCGACAGTTGTTGAGAGGCCGGTTGCGGAGGCGGCTCCTTCTGGCTCAGCCACAGACGACATG ATCGACTGGGGCGACTTTGGCACAGGAGCCGACTCTGCAGGGGTTAATTCTGGCATTGCTGTCGAGGAGGCTATAGACTGGGGTATTAGTGTGGAGCCAAACTCTGAG GACGCAGGTTCCGGCGGTATCGACTGGGGCGACAGTGAAGCAGCTCCGATAGAAATCGAGATCGTAGATGTGGGCACAGACT GTCCTGAGGGCGTGGCTCGGGGGGAGGATGCTTCCAGTCTGCTGGAGCACTCTCAGTCACGCAGCCAGTTCATTGATGAGCTCATGGAG CTGGAAGTGTTCCTCACCCAGCGCATCAGTGAGAtgggagaagagggagacgTGGTGTCCATGAGCCAGTTCCAGCTCGCTCCTTCCATCATCCAGAGCCAGACCCAGAAGCGCGTCCGGGAGATGCTGTCCCAGGTGCAGGACCTTCTCCACCGGCTCACCACCCTCCGGATGCAGCACCTGTTTATGATCCAGGCCTCGCCCCG gtatGTTGAGCGTGTGTCCGAGGTGCTGAGACAGAAGCTGAAGCAGGCAGATATCCTGGTGCTGAAAGGAGCCACGATGGTGGAGAAGAGGCAGGAGGCGCTGGAGGAGCAGTCCAGGCTGGAGCCGCGTGTGGACCTGCTGGCAGGGTGCACCAGAGACCTCCAGAAAATG ATTGAAGCCGACATTTCAAAGCGATACAACAACAGACCTGTGAACCTGATGGGCGTTAATATATAG
- the prr15lb gene encoding proline-rich protein 15-like protein B encodes MAESSWWKLTFSRKKKSESKVLYEIPAEYGSNTGNKEHSGASPPADHLDSQFSARLEKIVDKSATKGRHVKVSHSGRFKEKKKVRATLAENPSLFSEHSLSDENHKKKTDK; translated from the coding sequence ATGGCCGAGTCAAGCTGGTGGAAGTTGACCTTCTCCCGCAAGAAGAAGTCCGAATCCAAGGTCCTGTACGAGATCCCGGCCGAGTACGGCAGCAACACCGGGAACAAGGAGCACTCGGGCGCCAGCCCCCCCGCCGACCACTTGGACAGCCAGTTCAGCGCCCGGCTGGAGAAGATCGTGGACAAATCTGCCACCAAGGGCCGGCACGTCAAGGTGTCCCACTCCGGCCGCttcaaggagaagaagaaggtccGCGCCACGCTGGCCGAGAACCCCAGTCTGTTCTCCGAGCACAGCCTGAGCGACGAGAACCACAAGAAGAAGACCGACAAATAA
- the pnpo gene encoding pyridoxine-5'-phosphate oxidase yields MRRVHSPTLFSWIGLFCRNRPCPVRVAADQRGACAPRLCSKTSTDTSIMDLSDMRKKYKGDEECFEENQLVSLDPIKQFGNWFDEATSCPEIGEANAMCIATATKDGRPSARMVLLKGYNNDGFRFFTNYESRKGSELESNPHACLVFYWEPLNRQIRIEGTVERIPSQSSSDYFHSRPKSSQIGAVVSRQSTAVPDRDFLRQKNAELEEKYKDTEVPMPDYWGGYVVKPHSMEFWQGQTNRLHDRIVFTKQTGGESELGEFQRAAAGDWVYQRLSP; encoded by the exons ATGAGGCGCGTTCACAGTCCGACTTTATTCAGCTGGATCGGTTTATTCTGCAGGAACCGGCCGTGTCCAGTGCGCGTGGCCGCGGATCAACGAGGAGCTTGTGCACCGAGACTCTGCAGCAAAACATCCACGGACACGAGCATCATGGACCTGAGCGACATGAGGAAGAAATACAaaggagacgaggag TGTTTTGAGGAGAATCAGCTGGTGTCTCTGGACCCGATCAAGCAGTTTGGAAACTGGTTCGATGAAGCCACCAGCTGCCCGGAGATCGGAGAGGCCAACGCCATGTGCATCGCCACCGCCACCAA GGACGGACGCCCGTCGGCTCGCATGGTCCTCCTCAAGGGCTACAACAACGACGGGTTCCGCTTCTTCACCAACTACGAGAGCAGGAAGGGGTCGGAGCTG GAGAGTAATCCGCATGCCTGCCTGGTTTTCTACTGGGAACCTCTGAACAGACAG ATCCGTATCGAGGGCACGGTGGAGCGGATCCCGTCCCAGAGCTCCAGCGACTACTTCCACTCCCGGCCCAAGAGCAGCCAGATCGGGGCGGTGGTGAGCCGACAGAGCACGGCTGTTCCCGACAGAGAC TTTCTGAGGCAGAAAAACGCAGAACTGGAGGAGAAGTACAAGGACACGGAGGTGCCGATGCCTGATTACTG GGGGGGCTACGTCGTCAAACCTCACTCCATGGAGTTCTGGCAGGGTCAGACCAACCGACTCCACGACCGCATCGTCTTCACCAAGCAGACGGGCGGCGAGTCCGAGCTGGGAGAGTTCCAACGCGCCGCGGCGGGGGACTGGGTGTATCAGCGTCTGTCTCCATGA
- the nfe2l1b gene encoding endoplasmic reticulum membrane sensor NFE2L1b yields MLYLKKYFTEGLIQFTILLSLLGVRVDLDTYLSNQLPPLREIILGPSSAYTQTQFHNLRNTLDGYGIHPKSVDLDHFFTTRRLLNQVRQLDRLSVPTPELNTWLVHRDSETVVSASSQSSATITLDNGAGLEDVDSPDASPAMRGGSGAPESTYNLNAADSSLGAVAPEGNQEQGTRDGNDDLTKEDIDLIDILWRQDIDLGAGREVFNYSNRQKESEEEKPSPQESKDKEQESWRNGVNLQGAQPVDGETGESIPEQLPALGSQTSLSLQECLRLLEATFPFGEESEFPAPVVAPETAVTTDEVPSTSQAVPLAPQPPPAEPQLDLEQQWQDIMAIMELQAMEVNITSPQTDSGSVSGTSEATDSNTTGSFGLAPHPTPVNQDVSLHQASLPSCSQDFPQIFGPQLDTVSIPPRTPMLRLASNNSTNINATFGATNLTGIFLPPHINSSSSNVTSTPILPDPFSTLLEESMLDEISLLDLAMEEGFSQAQASQLEDELDSDSGLSLDSSHSPASPSSSETSCSSAASSSSTSATFSEEGAVGYSTDSEVTTVEPEEGAVGGYQPGYSKLCRMSYQDPSQFHSLPQLDSISHNHTYNLPLSSAFDEHPELPISTVKKSVRDKSSSKLQAAHDLLDKHASRDERRARSMKIPFSNEKIINLPVEEFNELLAKHHLSEPQLALIRDIRRRGKNKMAAQNCRKRKLDTIINLEDGVQDLRRNKARLLKEKMEFIRSIRQMKQKMQSLYQEVFTQLRDEEGRPYPPSEYSLQYSADGSVLIMPRCMTAAEQSRKPEKKQKDKKK; encoded by the exons ATGCTTTACCTGAAAAAGTACTTCACAGAGGGCCTGATTCAGTTCACCATCCTTCTGAGTCTCCTTGGGGTGCGGGTGGACCTTGACACCTACCTGAGCAATCAGCTGCCCCCACTGAGAGAGATCATCCTGGGCCCCAGCTCGGCCTACACCCAGACACAGTTTCACAACCTCCGCAACACGCTGGACGGCTATGGCATCCATCCAAAGAGTGTGGACCTGGACCATTTCTTCACCACTCGGCGGCTGCTGAACCAGGTGCGCCAGCTGGATCGCCTCTCCGTGCCCACTCCCGAGCTCAACACTTGGCTAGTGCACCGGGACTCTGAGACTGTGGTGTCCGCCAGCAGCCAGTCCAGCGCCACCATCACCCTGGACAATGGGGCCGGCCTAGAGGACGTAGACAGCCCTGACGCTTCCCCGGCCATGAGGGGAGGAAGCGGAGCGCCTGAATCCACCTACAACCTGAACGCAGCGGACAGCAGCCTGGGAGCCGTGGCCCCGGAGGGCAACCAGGAGCAGGGGACCAGGGACGGCAACGACGACCTCACGAAAGAG GACATTGACTTGATTGACATCCTGTGGCGACAGGACATCGACCTTGGCGCGGGAAGAGAAGTGTTCAACTACAGCAACCGTCagaaggagagcgaggaggagaagcccaGCCCGCAGGAGAGCAAAGACAAGGAGCAGGAGAGCTGGAGAAATGGAGTCAACCTCCAAGGGGCTCAGCCGGTGGACGGGGAGACTGGAGAGAGCATTCCAGAACAG CTCCCAGCTCTCGGCTCCCAGACGTCACTTTCTCTACAAGAATGTCTGAGGCTGCTGGAAGCCACTTTCCCTTTTGGAGAAGAATCTGAg TTTCCGGCCCCGGTTGTCGCTCCAGAAACAGCTGTTACCACTGATGAAGTTCCGTCCACGTCTCAGGCCGTTCCTCTGGCGCCGCAGCCCCCCCCAGCGGAGCCCCAGTTAGACctggagcagcagtggcagGACATCATGGCCATCATGGAGCTACAG GCGATGGAAGTGAACATCACTTCGCCTCAAACCGACTCCGGCAGCGTTAGTGGAACATCTGAGGCAACAGACTCCAACACGACAGGAAGCTTTGGACTCGCTCCTCACCCAACGCCGGTCAACCAGGACGTCAGCCTCCACCAGGCCTCCCTCCCCAGCTGCAGCCAAGACTTCCCCCAGATTTTCGGCCCCCAGTTGGACACTGTTAGCATCCCCCCAAGAACCCCCATGCTCCGACTTGCTTCTAACAACTCCACTAACATCAACGCCACATTCGGAGCCACCAACCTGACCGGGATCTTTCTCCCTCCGCACATAAACAGCTCCAGTAGCAATGTTACGTCCACACCCATCCTGCCCGATCCCTTCAGCACCTTGCTGGAGGAGTCCATGCTGGATGAGATCAGCTTGTTGGACCTTGCCATGGAGGAGGGCTTCAGCCAGGCCCAAGCCTCCCAGCTGGAGGACGAGCTTGACTCAGATTCTGGTCTTTCCCTGGACTCCAGCCACAGCCCGGCGTCGCCGAGCAGCTCGGAGAcgtcctgctcctctgcagcttcctcctcctcaacgTCTGCAACCTTCTCTGAGGAAGGAGCTGTGGGATACAGCACCGACTCTGAGGTGACCACTGTGGAGCCGGAGGAAGGTGCTGTCGGTGGCTACCAGCCCGGTTACAGTAAGCTCTGCCGTATGAGCTATCAGGATCCCTCCCAGTTCCACAGCCTCCCTCAGCTCGACAGCATCAGCCACAACCACACCTACAACCTGCCGCTCTCCTCTGCTTTCGACGAGCACCCAGAGCTCCCGATATCAACAGTGAAGAAATCTGTCCGCGACAAATCGAGCTCAAAGCTTCAGGCTGCTCATGACCTGCTCGATAAGCACGCCAGCCGCGATGAGCGCCGAGCCCGCTCCATGAAAATCCCCTTCTCCAACGAAAAGATCATCAACCTGCCTGTGGAAGAGTTCAACGAGCTTCTCGCCAAGCACCACCTGAGTGAACCCCAGCTCGCCCTCATCCGGGACATCCGCCGGCGCGGCAAGAACAAGATGGCGGCCCAGAACTGCCGCAAGCGCAAACTGGACACCATCATAAACCTGGAGGACGGCGTCCAAGACCTGAGGCGCAACAAGGCGCGGCTGctgaaggagaagatggagtTCATTCGTTCCATCCGGCAGATGAAGCAGAAGATGCAGAGCCTGTACCAGGAGGTGTTCACCCAGCTTCGAGACGAGGAGGGCCGGCCCTATCCTCCCAGCGAGTACTCGCTGCAGTACAGCGCTGACGGCAGCGTGCTGATCATGCCCCGGTGCATGACGGCGGCCGAGCAGAGCCGAAAGccagagaaaaaacagaaggaCAAAAAGAAGTGA
- the mrpl10 gene encoding large ribosomal subunit protein uL10m: MGYRKGKSGNVSHREFLFAEVTLKAAFVATSFPESHFRLKMAATLCSKFLQRQGWLPLTQSVRHGSKAVTRHRKPFHILRQKLMAVTKYVPPERVIPPGAYPSATKRVQEDSALTLLLKRDLKKVFQDCKMVAVVQNSASSAEDMMLLKNRLFKHGIIVKFFPNQVTRSFLMDTVYSNMAPLFIGPTVLFVSKEPKVKEMLKALRSSPQMTLLGACIDDTLLSVDGIVSYSKLPSVAVVQGQLVSGLTMLTSLTASLLQRHPAHLSALLQQHVRQQSPDSGTAEEAAS, translated from the exons ATGGGCTACAGAAAGGGCAAATCAGGAAATGTCAGCCACAGAGAGTTCCTATTTGCCGAAGTGACCCTGAAAGCAGCATTTGTGGCGACGTCATTTCCTGAATCACATTTCCGGTTAAAGATGGCGGCGACCTTGTGTTCTAAGTTTCTACAGAGACAAG GATGGCTTCCGCTCACCCAGAGTGTCCGACACGGCTCCAAGGCCGTGACTCGACACCGGAAACCCTTTCACATCCTCCGGCAGAAGCTCATGGCCGTGACCAAGTACGTTCCTCCGGAGAGGGTCATTCCTCCGGGCGCCTACCCGTCCGCCACCAAGCGCGTCCAGGAG GATAGCGCTCTGACGTTGCTTTTGAAGAGGGATCTGAAGAAGGTGTTCCAGGATTGTAAGATGGTGGCTGTGGTGCAGAACAGTGCCAGCAGTGCTGAAGACATGATGCTGCTCAAGAACAGACTTTTCAAACATGGCATCATCGTCAAGTTCTTCCCAAACCAG GTGACGCGGTCGTTCCTGATGGACACTGTCTACAGCAACATGGCTCCTCTGTTCATTGGTCCGACGGTGCTATTTGTTAGTAAAGAGCCCAAGGTGAAGGAGATGCTGAAGGCTCTGAGGTCCAGTCCCCAGATGACCCTACTGG GAGCCTGCATAGACGACACACTGCTGAGTGTGGACGGGATTGTGAGCTACTCCAAGCTGCCGTCGGTGGCTGTGGTCCAGGGTCAGCTGGTGAGCGGCCTGACGATGCTGACCTCCCTCACGGCCTCCCTGCTGCAGCGGCACCCGGCCCACCTGTCggccctgctgcagcagcacgtCCGGCAGCAGAGCCCGGACAGTGGCACGGCCGAGGAAGCCGCCTCGTGA
- the cbx1b gene encoding chromobox protein homolog 1b — protein sequence MSMSLKTEPSNDGPAVTEEVSKATSPEKKEKKPEDVAEEEEEEEEYVVEKVLNRRVMKGRVEYLLKWKGFSEEDNTWEPDDNLDCPDLIAEFLQSQKTAHDGKRKAGGEAEGDESKSKKKKDDPEKLRGFARALDPERIIGATDSTGELMFLMKWKNSDEADLVPAKEANVKCPQVVIAFYEERLTWHSYPSEDEKKEDKN from the exons ATGAGCATGAGCCTGAAAACAGAACCCTCTAACGATGGTCCCGCTGTGACAGAAG AGGTGAGCAAAGCGACTTCGcctgagaagaaagagaagaagccaGAGGatgtggctgaggaggaggaggaggaggaagagtatGTCGTGGAAAAGGTCCTGAATCGGCGGGTGATGAAAGGGAGAGTGGAGTATCTTCTCAAGTGGAAAGGCTTCTCTGA AGAAGATAACACGTGGGAGCCAGACGATAACCTGGACTGTCCAGATTTGATTGCAGAATTTCTGCAGTCCCAGAAAACGGCTCACGATGGAAAGAGGAAGGCGGGAGGAGAGGCCGAGGGAGACGAGAGTAAatccaagaagaagaaagatgac CCAGAGAAGCTCCGGGGCTTCGCTCGAGCTCTGGACCCAGAGAGGATCATCGGGGCCACAGATTCCACAGGAGAACTCATGTTCCTCATGAAATG GAAGAACTCGGACGAGGCCGACCTGGTGCCGGCGAAGGAAGCCAACGTGAAGTGTCCGCAGGTCGTCATCGCCTTCTACGAGGAGAGACTCACCTGGCACTCGTATCCCAGCGAAGACGAGAAGAAGGAGGACAAGAACTAA